From the genome of Labedella gwakjiensis:
TTCTCCCAGTAGGTCTCGCGATAGCGGTCGGGGTCTCCCCAGATTCCCCGCAGCATCGACGGCCACGGTTCGGACACCACGAGGAGTCCGTCGCCGTGCCCCACGGGGGTGCCAGCGTCGTCGACGACGTCGATCGTGATTCCCGGGATCGGCACTTGCGCGCTTCCCGGTTTCGCGTCGGTGACTCCCGGCAGGGCGGAGATCATGATCGCGCCCGTCTCGGTCTGCCACCACGTGTCGACGATGGGGGTGCGGTCGGCGCCGATGACGTGCCGGTACCAGAGCCACGCCTCGGGGTTGATCGGCTCGCCCACCGAGCCGAGGAGGCGGAGGCTCGAGAGGTCGAACGCCTCGGGGATCTGACGGCCGAGCTTCATGAAGGAGCGGATGGCCGTAGGTGCGGTGTACAGGATCGTGACCTTGTACTTCTCCACGATCTCCCACCAGCGGCCGGCGTGCGGCGCGTCGGGGGTGCCCTCGTACAGCACCTGCGTCGCGCCGTTGGCGAGCGGACCGTAGGTGACGTAGCTGTGGCCCGTGATCCAGCCGACGTCGGCGGTGCACCAGTAGACGTCCGACTCCGGCCGGAGGTCGAACACGTTCCGGTGGGTGAAGGCCACCTGGGTGAGGTATCCGCCGGACGTGTGCAGGATGCCCTTCGGCTTCCCTGTCGTGCCCGAGGTGTAGAGGATGAAGAGGGGGTTCTCGGCGGGGAACGCCCGGGCCTCGTGCTCGGGCGATGCGTCCGCCATGGCCTCGTGCCACCAGACGTCGCGGTCGTTCCAGTCCACCTCGTTCTCACCACGCCGCACGACCAGGACGTTCGTGACCGTGTCCTGCGCCGGAAGGCCGCCACGCGGCTCGAGGGATGCGTCGACCGCTGGCTTGAGGGGCGACACCTTGCCCTTCCGCCAGCCGCCGTCGGCCGTGATGACGAGCTTGGCCCCGGCGTCGTCGATGCGCGCGCGCAGGCTGTCGGCGCTGAAGCCGCCGAAGACCACGGAGTGGGCCGCTCCGATGCGCGCCACCGCGAGCATGGAGACGACGGCCTCGGGGATCATCGGGAGATAGATCGCGACGCGATCGCCGGCGGTCACGCCGAGACTCTCGAGGACGTTGGCCGCCTTCTTCACCTCGGCCGTGAGCTCCGCGTAGGTGATGGCGCGGGAGTCGCCCGGCTCGCCCTCCCAGTAGAGGGCGATGCGGTCGCCGTTCCCCTCCTCGACGTGCCGGTCGAGGCAGTTGTAGGCGACGTTCAGCTCTCCGTCGTCGAACCAGCGGGCGAACGGGGGATCCGACCAGTCGAGTGTCTGGGTGAACGGCTTGTGCCAGTGCAGCAGGTTCCGCGCCTGGTCGGCCCAGAAACCCTCGCGGTCCTCGGCCGCCGCCTCATAGAGCTCGGGGCGGGCGACGGCCGCCTCCCGGAACTCCGGCGACGGGGGGAAGACCTGCTTGTCGGGCTGCGTCTGATCGACCTGTGACTCCATGGATCGCTCGCTCCTTCGCGTGCTCTACTCGTTCACCGGGCGGCGGCTGGCCGCGGCGGCGTGGAAGATTCTTCGACCCTAGCGCTCGCTCAGATGCCCGGATACCCGCCGAAAGATGGGGGATCCGTAACCGGATGTGGACGCTCCGATATCAATTCCACCGATTCCCGTTGACCGTTGGTGAAAAGGCAAAACGAGGCGTAAGATTGGATTCGGCCGAATGCAAATTCTGGCGTGCAACGCGCGTGATTCCCCCGATCCAGCGTTGTGTGTGGCGGCATCCATTCCCCCCAATGGGTGCCGCCCCTTTTTTTGCCCGCGAGCGGCAGAAGCAGACGGGTGTGCGTCGTCCACGGAAGGCAGATGACGCGACTGTCCCGAGATCTCCCCTCGCATCGTCGAAGCGCATGTGCGCTCACGTAGCGTCCGCGCATGATCGATCGCTTCGTCGCCGTCCCCTCGTTCGCCTCACGTGGTGCCCCGTTCGACGCCCCGCCGCCACCGCAGTCCGCCGCGCGGCCCTCAGTGGAGAGGCTCGCGCTCGCAGCGGAGTTCGGCCCGCTGGCCCGCCTGGTCGCTGCTCCGGAGGTGACGGACGTGTTCGTCAACGGCGGGGAGCAGGTGTGGGTCGACCGGGGCGATGGGCTCGAGCGGGCGGACATCGGCCCGTTGACGGCTGCGGAGTCCCGAGATCTCGCCGTGCGACTCGTCGCGCTCGGCGGGCGCCACGTCGACGAGGCCACGCCGTGCATCGACGTGCGACTCGACGGCGGTGTTCGGGTGCACGCGGTCCTCGCGCCCGTGGCTCCGTCAGGGGCCCTGCTCTCCATCCGTCTACCGCAGGATCGACGCCTCGATCTCGACACGCTCGCGGCCGCCGGGATGTTCGATCGCGATCCGGCGAAGCTCGACCGGCTCGTGCGCGCCGTCGGCGCGCGGACGAACCTCCTGATCTCCGGCGCGGGCGGCAGCGGCAAGACCACGCTCCTCGCGGCGCTTCTCGGGGCGGCGGCACCGGACGAGCGGATCGTCACGATCGAAGACGTCGCCGAGTTGCGCATCGACCATCCGCACGTCGTGGGTCTGCAGACGCGGCAGGCCAACGTCGAAGGAGCCGGCGACCTCGGGCTCGACCGTCTGTTGCGGGAGTCGCTCCGTATGCGTCCAGACCGGCTCGTGCTCGGCGAGTGCCGAGGCGCCGAGGTTCGCGAGATGCTCGCGGCGCTCAACACGGGCCACGACGGCGGTGCCGGCACGCTCCATGCGAACTCCCTCGACGACGTCCCCGCCCGCCTCGAAGCCCTCGGTGCGCTCGCAGGTATGAGTACGGCGGCCCTCGCGCGTCAGGCCGTGAGCGGCATCGGTCTCGTCCTCCATGTGGAGAGGGAGGGTGGTGTGCGGCGGGTCGCGGCGGTGGGTCGGCTCGCGCTCGCCGATGACGCTCGACTCGTGGTGAGGCGAGAGTCGTGGTGAGGCGAAGACCGTCGCTCGACGAGGAGGCCGCGGTCGTGAGCGAACGTCTCGCGGTGCTCCTCGCGGCGGGCGTGTCACCGAGCACCGTGTGGGGCTATCTCGACGAGACCGACGGGCGCTCAGTTGGTGAACGATCGTCGATCCCCGACCGGCTTCGGGACATCGACCGGGCCGCTCGTCGCGGAGACGACGTGGTGGCGGCGATCCTCGCAGGGGCGTCGACGAGCGACCAGGACGACGCCTGGCGCGGCGTCGCCGCGGCCTGGGCCGTCTCGACGGAGGCCGGCTCACCCGTTGCGCCGGCGTTCCGCGCCTTCGCCGGGGTTCTGCGCGGGATCGAGCGATCGCGCCGGGATGTCGAGGTCGCTCTGGCCGGTCCGGTTGTGAGCTCCCGCATCGTGTTCGCCCTGCCAGTGGTCGCCGTCGGACTCGGGATCGCGCTCGGGTTCGACGTGCTCGGTGTCCTCTTCGGGACGGTGGCCGGGATGGTCTGTCTCGTCGTCGGCGTAACGCTCGCCGCCCTGGCCGTCTTCTGGGTGCGCCACCTCACAGCACGGGCCCGCCGCGCCGACTCGACGCCCGGTCTGCGTGCCGAGCTCGTGGCGATCGCGATGTCCGGCGGCACATCGGCCGCACGGGCAGTCGATCTCGTCGAGCGCACGCTGGTCCGCGTGGGCCTCTCTGAAGAGGCGGGAGGGGGAGCAGGGTCCATCGAGCGGATCCTCACGCTCTCCCGTCGCGCGGGGGTCCCCGCCGCCGAGCTCCTGCGCAGCGAGGCGGAGTCCGAACGACTCAGGGCGGCGACCGACGGCGCGGCGCGGGCCGCCCGCCTCGGCTCGCTGCTGCTCGTGCCGCTCGGGGTGTGCGTGCTGCCGTCGTTCCTCGTGCTCGGCGTGGTGCCGATGGTGCTGAGCCTCCTGTCGTCCACCGGCCTGTCGTGGTGAGGGTTGTCCCCCGATCCGCCGTCTCACGAATCGTCGTCGATCGTGGACGGCTTGACTGGCCGTCCACCCGATCCCGACGGAAGGACCGACATGACCATTCCCACCATCCAGCCCCTCGACCACGTGAGACGCGGCCTTCGACGCCTCGCGGACGAGGACGGCGCGGCCACGGCCGAGTACGCGATCACCACCATGGCCGCTGTCGCCTTCGCCGGCGTTCTGGTCGCGATCATGCGATCGGGGGAGGTGCGGGGCATCCTCACCGACCTCGTCCGTCGCGCGCTCTCGTTCGACGGATGACGATGCACAACGAACGCGGCAGCATCACGGCTGAGTTCGCCGTGGTGCTGCCGGCCGTGCTGCTCGTGCTCGTCCTCTGCGTGGGGAGCGCCTCGGTCGCGGTGCAGCGGATCGCCGTCCAATCGGCGGCAGCGGCTGCGGCGCGTGCCGTCGCTCGTGGCGAGGCCGGCGGATCCGCCGAGGGCGCGGTCTCGCGAGCGGGCGGTGGCAGCGTCAGCATCCGGCGGGACGGCGACTTCGTGTGCGCGACCGTCACATCGGAGGTCGCCTTCGCAGCCGCGCGCACGGTGGGCATTCGCGTGAGCGGCAGCTCGTGCGCGCTCTCCGGCGAGGTCGCGGAGTGAGCCGCGGATCGGCCTCCGTGCTCGCAGTCGGCCTCGTCGGAGTGTCGGGCCTGCTGGTCGCCGCCACCGGTGCCGTCGGGTACGCCGTCGCGACACGCGTCGCGCTCGATGCGGCGGCCGACGCCGCGGCCCTCGCGGCCGCCGATGCGCTGGCCGGCTTCGTCGCGGACGAGCCGTGCGCCGTGGCGCGGCGCGCGGCATCGCTCAACGGGGCGCGACTCGCGGAGTGCGACACAGACGGAGCGATCGTCGACGTCGTCGTCGACACCGCCGTGATGGGCTTTCACGTGTCGTCGCGTGCTCGTGCCGGACCGGCGGACGGGTGACGCGGCAAATCGGATCGGGCAGCGCCCGATCAGCCGAACGACGCCTCTCTGTAGCGGTATGCGACCGCGCTCGGGCGATCCGAGCCCTCCCGATCGAACTCCATGTCGGAAGTGCGTGCATATATATAGGTCTTGTTCCCGCCAGCGGGAATTCCGATGCTCGGTTTCGGTTCACCTGAGTCGAGGAAGTCGATCGAGATCGTCTTCCCCTCGAGAGGTCCATCCGCGAGCTTCGCCGTGTAGTGGGTGTCGACTGATGTACTCATGCGAACCATTGTCCTCGGCGCGCCGAGGACTACAAGGGTCTCGACTGTGCGCCCGGAGCGATTAGGCACCCGCTCCGACTGTGTGTGTATGGTGTGCCTGAAGAAAGGACCCCTGTGGCCACCACCAAGAAGCTCGTGATCGTCGAGTCCCCGACGAAGATGAAGTCGATCGCGGGGTACCTCGGCGACGACTACGAGGTGCTCTCGAGCGTCGGACACATCCGGGACCTCGCCGAGCCGAAGAACCTCCCGGCCGAGCTCAAGAAGGGTCCGCTCGGCAAGTTCGCCGTGGACGTCGACAACGGCTTCGAGCCCTACTACGTGGTCTCGGAGGCCAAGAAGAAGACGGTCGCCGAACTCAAGCGGGCTCTGAAGGACGCCGACGAACTCTTCCTCGCAACTGATGAGGACCGGGAGGGCGAGGCGATCGCCTGGCACCTCCTGCAGGTGCTGAAGCCGAAGGTGCCCGTTCACCGCATGGTGTTCCACGAGATCACGAAGGACGCGATCCTCGCAGCCAAGGACAACACGCGCCAGCTCGACGAGTCCCTCGTCGACGCCCAGGAGACCCGGCGCATCCTCGACCGCATCTACGGCTACGAGGTCTCGCCCGTCCTCTGGCGCAAGGTCGGCCCGAGTCTGTCCGCCGGCCGCGTCCAGTCCGCCGCGACCCGCCTCGTCGTGGATCGCGAGCGCGAGCGCCTGGCCTTCGTCGCCGCCTCCTACTGGGACATCACCACCACAGCTACTCCGGGCAGCGAGACCGACGCCTTCGAGGCGCGCCTCGTCAGGCTCGACGGCACGCGCGTCGCAACGGGACGCGATTTCGACGACAAGGGAACGCTCACCGCGAAGGTGACGACGCTCGACGAGCAGTCCGCCAGCCTCCTTGCGAGCGCCCTCGCGGCCGACAGCTCGGGCGTGCACGTGTCGAAGCTCGAGACCAAGCCGTACTCGCGTCGACCGGCTGCACCCTTCACGACGTCGACGCTCCAGCAGGAGGCCGCGCGCAAGCTGCGCTTCTCCGCGAAGCAGACGATGAGTGTGGCGCAGTCGCTGTACGAGAACGGGTACATCACCTACATGCGTACCGACTCGCCCTCGCTCTCCGGGCAGGCGATCAACGCGGCTCGCGCGCAGGCCGTCGAGCTCTACGGCGCCGACTCCATCCCGGACAAGCCCCGCGTCTACACGGGTAAGTCGAAGGGCGCCCAGGAGGCGCACGAGGCCATCCGTCCCTCGGGTGAGAACTTCCGTTCGCCGTCCTCGCTCTCCAGTGCGCTGCGCGGGAACGACTTCCGGCTTTACGACCTCATCTGGAAGCGCACCGTCGCGAGCCAGATGGCCGATGCCAAGGGCCAGACGGCCACCGTCACGATCGAGGCCCCCGTGCCCGAGGCCGCACGCAGCGTGGCCTCGCTCGCGGAGTTCACGGCCGCCGGAACCGTCATCACGTTCCGCGGCTTCCTCGCCGCCTACGAGGAGGGCAAGGACGAGGAGCGCGTCGCCGACCCGTCGAAGCGCGAGGCGAAGCTCCCCGAGCTCACGGAGGGTCAGTCGCTCACCCTCACCGAGGTCGATGCGAAGGGCCACGAGACCTCCCCGCCGCCGCGCTACACGGAGGCGAGCCTGGTCAAGGCCCTCGAGGAGCTCGGCATCGGTCGTCCCTCGACGTACGCCGCCATCCTCTCGACGATCATGGATCGCGGATACGTGAGTCAGCGCGGCCAGGCACTCGTTCCGAACTGGATCGCCTTCAGCGTGGTACGGCTGCTCGAGGACCACTTCTCCGAGCTCGTCGAGTACGACTTCACGGCGTCGATGGAGGAGGACCTCGACGAGATCGCGGCCGGTCGCCGCGACCGGCTCGACTGGCTCACGTCCTTCTACTTCGGGAAGGACGCGCACCGCGGACTCCGCCAGGTGATCGACAACCTCGGCGAGATCGATGCTCGCGAGATCAACTCCGTGCACCTCACGGACGACATCACCCTGCGCATCGGCCGGTACGGCCCGTACCTCGAGGTCGCTGACCCCGACGGCACACCCGACGCGGAGACCGGCGTCGTGCCGCCTCGTCGCGTGAACGTTCCGGAGGACCTCGCGCCCGACGAGCTCACCGCCGAGAAGGCGCGCGAGCTCGTCGACGCACCCGTCGTGGGCGACCGCGTCGTCGGCGTCGACCCCGAGAACGGCAAGGAGATCGTCGTCAAGACGGGACGATTCGGCCCCTACGTGACCGAGGTCGAACCCGAGGTCGCATCGGAGCCCGACGAGGCGCCGCTCGCCGACGCGAAGACGGGCGAGATCATCGAGCCGGCCCCGGCCGCCTCGAAGACCGCGACGAAGGCGAAAGCCCCTGCGAAGGGCAAGGCGAAGGCCCCGGCGAAGTCCGCGGCACCTAAGCCGCGTACGGCGTCGTTGTTCAGCTCGATGTCGCCGGAGGAGATCGACATCGAGACCGCGCTCAAGCTGCTCTCGCTGCCGCGCGTCGTGGGCACGGACCCGGAGTCGGGTGCCGAGATCACGGCGCAGAACGGTCGCTACGGCCCCTACCTCAAGAAGGGCACCGACTCCCGCTCGCTCGACTCAGAGGACCTGATCTTCGACATCGAGCTGCCCGCGGCGCTCGAGATCTTCGCTCAGCCGAAGTACGGAGCCCGTCGCGCGAGCTCGGCCCTGAAGGAGTTCGAGGCCGACCCCGTGAGCGGCAAGCCGATCCGTATCCGCGACGGTCGCTTCGGTCCGTACGTCACCGACGGCGAGACCAACGTGACGGTGCCGAAGTCAGAGAAGCCCGAGGACATCACGTTCGAGCAGGCCGTCCAGATGCTCGCCGACAAGCGGGCGAAGGGGCCGGCCAAGAAGCCTGCTCGCAAGGCTCCCGCCAAGAAGCCGGCAGCCCGCAAGGCCCCGGCGAAGAAGAAGTGACGACGGAGGTCTCGGGCGAGGGTCTCTGGATCACCCTCGAGGGAGGCGACGGCTCGGGTAAATCCACCCAGGCCGCCCTCCTCGAGGAGTGGCTCGTCGGTCGAGGTCGCACCGTCCTCCGCACGCGCGAGCCGGGCGGTTCCGACGTCGGCGTCGCCATCCGCGAGATCGTGCTGCACCACCGCGGCGACATCGATCCGCGAGCGGAGGCGCTGCTCTACGCCGCCGATCGGGCCCACCACGTGGCCACCGTCGTCCGGCCGGCGCTCGAGCGAGGTGAGGTCGTAGTCCAGGACCGCTATCTCGACTCGTCCGTCGCCTACCAGGGGGCCGGTCGTGTGCTCGACGCGGAGGAGGTGCGGTCGCTGTCGCTCTGGGCGACCCGCGACGCGCTGCCCGATGTGACGATCCTCCTCGACCTCGACGAGACGGCCGCTCGCGCTCGACTCGACCGGTCACGCACCCGGTACGACCGGCTCGAGGCCGAGAAGGCCGACTTCCACGCGCGGGTCCGCGCGGCGTTCCTCGAGCTCGCCAGCGCTGAGCCCGAGCGGTTCCTCGTCGTCGACGCCTCCTCGCCCGTCGAGGAGATCTCCGCTGCGATCCGCGACCGCGTCGCAGCAGCCCTCCGCGACTGACCCCCCCCCCCGTCGTCCGGTGTCGGACGTCCGGGCTACGCTTGAGCCGTGACGGTGTGGACGGAGATCACGGGCCAGCGCGACGCTGTCGCAGAGCTCGCCCGCGCCTCGTCGATCTCCCCGAGCTCGGCCGTCGTCGACGACGCCCAGCCGCCCGTGCTCGATCCAACCGTTGACGACGCGCCCACCGCCTCCGCCAACGCCAGTTCCATGACGCATGCGTGGCTCATCACCGGTCCACCGGGATCCGGGCGTTCCAACCTCGCGTACGCGTTCGCTGCGGCGCTCATGAGCCCGGACGGCCTCGGCGACGAGCAGACGATCCGGCAGGTGAACGCCCGCACGCACCCTGACCTCGGCGTGCTCGCGACGGAGAACGTGTCATTCAAGATCGAGGACGTCCGCCGATTCGCGACGAGCTCCTACTACTCCCCATCCGTCGGGCGCTATCGGGTCATGGTCGTCGAGGATGCCGACCGCATGACGGAGCGCACGTCGAACGTGCTGCTGAAGGCTCTCGAGGAACCGCCCGTGCGCACCGTGTGGATCCTCTGCGCACCGAGCGACGCCGACATGCTCCCCACTATCCGCTCGCGGGTTCGCACGGTCCGGTTGCGCATCCCCGACGTCGCCGAAGTGGCCGACCTCATCGCCCGCCGCGATGGCGTGGACGACGCAACGGCGGAGCAGGCGGCACGGCTCGCCCAGAGTCACATCGGCATGGCCCACCGCCTCGCCACCGATCCCGATGCGCGCCGGCGTCGCGACGACACGGTACGCACGGCCCTCGGCATCCGCTCCGTGGGGGGAGCGGTTCTGGCCGCCGCCCGCATGATCGAGGTGGCGACGGATGACGCGAAGGCGTACACGGCGTCGCGCGACGCCGAGGAGCGCGAGAGTGCACTCCGCTCCCTCGGTGTGGAGCCCGGGCAAGCGGTGCCTCCAGCCCTCCGCTCCCAGTTGAAGGCGCTCGAGGACGATCAGAAGCGTCGCGCCACGAGGTCCCTTCGCGACGGCATCGACCGCATCCTCATCGACCTCCTCTCGGTGTTCCGAGACATCGTCATGGTTCAATTGGGACGACCCGCGGCCGTCATCAATCGCGAGTTCGGGGACGAGATCGCTCGCGCAGCCGCCGCGACCACTCCGGCCCGAACGCTCGAGACCATGGACGAGATCGCCGTGGCCAGGAAACGTATCGAAGGGAACGTCGCGCCGGCCCTCGCCCTCGAGGCGATGCTCGTCTCGGCCGTCCGGTGAGGAACGACATGCAACGCACACGCCGCCGCTCGCTGATCGCCGTCGGGGCGCTCGCCGCGGCCCTGACGATGACGCTCTCCGGGTG
Proteins encoded in this window:
- the topA gene encoding type I DNA topoisomerase, whose amino-acid sequence is MATTKKLVIVESPTKMKSIAGYLGDDYEVLSSVGHIRDLAEPKNLPAELKKGPLGKFAVDVDNGFEPYYVVSEAKKKTVAELKRALKDADELFLATDEDREGEAIAWHLLQVLKPKVPVHRMVFHEITKDAILAAKDNTRQLDESLVDAQETRRILDRIYGYEVSPVLWRKVGPSLSAGRVQSAATRLVVDRERERLAFVAASYWDITTTATPGSETDAFEARLVRLDGTRVATGRDFDDKGTLTAKVTTLDEQSASLLASALAADSSGVHVSKLETKPYSRRPAAPFTTSTLQQEAARKLRFSAKQTMSVAQSLYENGYITYMRTDSPSLSGQAINAARAQAVELYGADSIPDKPRVYTGKSKGAQEAHEAIRPSGENFRSPSSLSSALRGNDFRLYDLIWKRTVASQMADAKGQTATVTIEAPVPEAARSVASLAEFTAAGTVITFRGFLAAYEEGKDEERVADPSKREAKLPELTEGQSLTLTEVDAKGHETSPPPRYTEASLVKALEELGIGRPSTYAAILSTIMDRGYVSQRGQALVPNWIAFSVVRLLEDHFSELVEYDFTASMEEDLDEIAAGRRDRLDWLTSFYFGKDAHRGLRQVIDNLGEIDAREINSVHLTDDITLRIGRYGPYLEVADPDGTPDAETGVVPPRRVNVPEDLAPDELTAEKARELVDAPVVGDRVVGVDPENGKEIVVKTGRFGPYVTEVEPEVASEPDEAPLADAKTGEIIEPAPAASKTATKAKAPAKGKAKAPAKSAAPKPRTASLFSSMSPEEIDIETALKLLSLPRVVGTDPESGAEITAQNGRYGPYLKKGTDSRSLDSEDLIFDIELPAALEIFAQPKYGARRASSALKEFEADPVSGKPIRIRDGRFGPYVTDGETNVTVPKSEKPEDITFEQAVQMLADKRAKGPAKKPARKAPAKKPAARKAPAKKK
- a CDS encoding type II secretion system F family protein gives rise to the protein MSERLAVLLAAGVSPSTVWGYLDETDGRSVGERSSIPDRLRDIDRAARRGDDVVAAILAGASTSDQDDAWRGVAAAWAVSTEAGSPVAPAFRAFAGVLRGIERSRRDVEVALAGPVVSSRIVFALPVVAVGLGIALGFDVLGVLFGTVAGMVCLVVGVTLAALAVFWVRHLTARARRADSTPGLRAELVAIAMSGGTSAARAVDLVERTLVRVGLSEEAGGGAGSIERILTLSRRAGVPAAELLRSEAESERLRAATDGAARAARLGSLLLVPLGVCVLPSFLVLGVVPMVLSLLSSTGLSW
- a CDS encoding Rv3654c family TadE-like protein encodes the protein MSRGSASVLAVGLVGVSGLLVAATGAVGYAVATRVALDAAADAAALAAADALAGFVADEPCAVARRAASLNGARLAECDTDGAIVDVVVDTAVMGFHVSSRARAGPADG
- a CDS encoding DNA polymerase III subunit delta', with translation MTVWTEITGQRDAVAELARASSISPSSAVVDDAQPPVLDPTVDDAPTASANASSMTHAWLITGPPGSGRSNLAYAFAAALMSPDGLGDEQTIRQVNARTHPDLGVLATENVSFKIEDVRRFATSSYYSPSVGRYRVMVVEDADRMTERTSNVLLKALEEPPVRTVWILCAPSDADMLPTIRSRVRTVRLRIPDVAEVADLIARRDGVDDATAEQAARLAQSHIGMAHRLATDPDARRRRDDTVRTALGIRSVGGAVLAAARMIEVATDDAKAYTASRDAEERESALRSLGVEPGQAVPPALRSQLKALEDDQKRRATRSLRDGIDRILIDLLSVFRDIVMVQLGRPAAVINREFGDEIARAAAATTPARTLETMDEIAVARKRIEGNVAPALALEAMLVSAVR
- a CDS encoding TadE family type IV pilus minor pilin; translation: MTMHNERGSITAEFAVVLPAVLLVLVLCVGSASVAVQRIAVQSAAAAAARAVARGEAGGSAEGAVSRAGGGSVSIRRDGDFVCATVTSEVAFAAARTVGIRVSGSSCALSGEVAE
- the acs gene encoding acetate--CoA ligase; the protein is MESQVDQTQPDKQVFPPSPEFREAAVARPELYEAAAEDREGFWADQARNLLHWHKPFTQTLDWSDPPFARWFDDGELNVAYNCLDRHVEEGNGDRIALYWEGEPGDSRAITYAELTAEVKKAANVLESLGVTAGDRVAIYLPMIPEAVVSMLAVARIGAAHSVVFGGFSADSLRARIDDAGAKLVITADGGWRKGKVSPLKPAVDASLEPRGGLPAQDTVTNVLVVRRGENEVDWNDRDVWWHEAMADASPEHEARAFPAENPLFILYTSGTTGKPKGILHTSGGYLTQVAFTHRNVFDLRPESDVYWCTADVGWITGHSYVTYGPLANGATQVLYEGTPDAPHAGRWWEIVEKYKVTILYTAPTAIRSFMKLGRQIPEAFDLSSLRLLGSVGEPINPEAWLWYRHVIGADRTPIVDTWWQTETGAIMISALPGVTDAKPGSAQVPIPGITIDVVDDAGTPVGHGDGLLVVSEPWPSMLRGIWGDPDRYRETYWEKFGDRYFAGDGARLDEDGDVWLLGRVDDVMNVSGHRLSTAEIESALVAHHFTAEAAVVGASDETTGQAVVAFVIIKQSQLATAEATDIAAELRSHVAKQIGPIARPRDIYVVAELPKTRSGKIMRRLLRDLAEGREIGDTTTLADTQVMRIIGDKVR
- a CDS encoding DUF4244 domain-containing protein, producing the protein MTIPTIQPLDHVRRGLRRLADEDGAATAEYAITTMAAVAFAGVLVAIMRSGEVRGILTDLVRRALSFDG
- the tmk gene encoding dTMP kinase, which translates into the protein MTTEVSGEGLWITLEGGDGSGKSTQAALLEEWLVGRGRTVLRTREPGGSDVGVAIREIVLHHRGDIDPRAEALLYAADRAHHVATVVRPALERGEVVVQDRYLDSSVAYQGAGRVLDAEEVRSLSLWATRDALPDVTILLDLDETAARARLDRSRTRYDRLEAEKADFHARVRAAFLELASAEPERFLVVDASSPVEEISAAIRDRVAAALRD
- a CDS encoding TadA family conjugal transfer-associated ATPase encodes the protein MIDRFVAVPSFASRGAPFDAPPPPQSAARPSVERLALAAEFGPLARLVAAPEVTDVFVNGGEQVWVDRGDGLERADIGPLTAAESRDLAVRLVALGGRHVDEATPCIDVRLDGGVRVHAVLAPVAPSGALLSIRLPQDRRLDLDTLAAAGMFDRDPAKLDRLVRAVGARTNLLISGAGGSGKTTLLAALLGAAAPDERIVTIEDVAELRIDHPHVVGLQTRQANVEGAGDLGLDRLLRESLRMRPDRLVLGECRGAEVREMLAALNTGHDGGAGTLHANSLDDVPARLEALGALAGMSTAALARQAVSGIGLVLHVEREGGVRRVAAVGRLALADDARLVVRRESW